The following coding sequences are from one Canis lupus dingo isolate Sandy chromosome 21, ASM325472v2, whole genome shotgun sequence window:
- the LOC112667845 gene encoding olfactory receptor 51H1-like, whose amino-acid sequence MADNNYSHFQHPYFVLTGIPGLEQKYYWMAFPLGAIYIIALFGNGVIISTIKSESSLHIPMYYFLFMLALADMGLALCTLPSMLGIFWFNYKSIAFDACLVQMYFIHTFSAIESGVLVAMAFDRVVAIWDPLRYGTILTNGVVGRTGAIILTRAVFVVFPVPFLIKRLPFYRSNILSHSFCLHQDVMRLACASTRVNSLYGLIAVIFTKGSDSLSILFSYVFIFRTVMAIASGKGRLKALNTCVSHICAVLIFYVPLIGVSVIHRFGKHLSPLTHALMANAYLLVPPVLNPIVYTVKTKEIRKKIIQIFVQTKITAEG is encoded by the coding sequence ATGGCAGATAATAATTATTCTCACTTCCAACATCCTTACTTTGTCTTAACTGGAATTCCAGGGCTTGAACAAAAGTATTATTGGATGGCATTCCCACTGGGTGCTATATATATCATCGCCCTTTTTGGCAATGGTGTCATTATTTCTACCATCAAGTCTGAATCATCCCTGCATATCCCTATGTACTATTTTCTGTTCATGCTGGCATTGGCAGACATGGGGCTTGCCCTTTGTACTTTGCCCTCTATGCTAGGCATATTTTGGTTTAACTATAAGTCCATTGCTTTTGATGCCTGCCTTGTTCAGATGTACTTCATTCATACCTTCTCTGCCATTGAATCTGGCGTGCTGGTGGCCATGGCTTTTGATCGGGTTGTAGCCATCTGGGACCCCCTCAGGTATGGTACCATCTTAACCAATGGTGTGGTCGGCAGAACAGGGGCCATCATCCTGACAAGAGCAGTCTTTGTGGTCTTCCCTGTGCCTTTCCTCATCAAGCGTCTTCCCTTCTACCGCTCCAACAtcctctcccactccttctgcctCCACCAAGACGTCATGCGACTTGCCTGTGCCAGCACTCGTGTCAACAGTCTCTATGGACTTATTGCTGTCATCTTCACCAAGGGTTCTGACTCCCTCTCCATCCTCTTCTCCTATGTGTTCATATTCCGAACAGTAATGGCCATTGCCTCAGGGAAGGGCCGGCTGAAGGCACTCAACACCTGTGTTTCACATATCTGTGCTGTACTTATCTTCTATGTTCCACTCATTGGGGTATCTGTCATTCACCGTTTTGGAAAGCATCTTTCACCACTGACTCATGCTCTCATGGCTAATGCCTACCTTCTTGTACCCCCTGTGCTTAACCCTATAGTCTATACTGTGAAGACCAAGGAGATACGAAAGAAAATCATCCAAATATTTGTTCAAACCAAGATTACCGCAGAAGGTTAG